One region of Strigops habroptila isolate Jane chromosome 11, bStrHab1.2.pri, whole genome shotgun sequence genomic DNA includes:
- the RTN4R gene encoding reticulon-4 receptor — MKRAIAEGSKLLILVLCLNIQTEVESCPGACVCYSEPKITISCQQQGLTAIPTEIPIQSQRIFLHNNKITLVRSTSFTSCRNMTILWIHSNNISLIEPGAFYGLNKLEELDLSDNTNLKSINPVTFRGLVHLHTLHLDRCGLLELSTGLFRGLFSLQYLYLQDNKLQNLLDDTFIDLANLTYLFLHGNKIKSLSENVFRGLINLDRLLLHQNRVSLVHRRSFHDLGKVMTLYLFNNNLTVLTGETMAPLVSLQYLRLNGNQWICDCQARSLWNWFKQFKGSSSELECHLPPRLAGRDLKRLQSADLEGCIVDSYNQIRTSVFSTKTRSGKLPTGVPPLGSHDGSSKCCHPETDKSFIYEAKGKAGPSSHSSRPSSNNPLKDKENMSKTKYVETDPSKNGSNKQINDSPFGTFPSIVDPPLTKLRPEFLEPIEPSTIPTKKRQGCSKKNRSKAQCRLTQPGNSSTLQLSLSLLIPPLVWSLLLFC, encoded by the coding sequence GAAGCAAACTGCTGATTTTGGTGCTTTGCTTGAACATCCAGACAGAAGTGGAGTCTTGCCCCGGGGCGTGTGTGTGCTACAGTGAACCGAAGATTACAATAAGTTGTCAGCAGCAGGGACTGACAGCAATCCCCACGGAGATACCCATCCAGAGCCAGCGCATCTTCTTGCACAACAACAAGATAACCCTTGTGAGATCCACCAGCTTCACCTCCTGCCGCAACATGACGATTCTCTGGATCCACTCCAACAACATCAGCCTCATTGAGCCTGGAGCCTTCTATGGGCTCAACAAACTGGAGGAGTTGGATCTCAGCGACAACACGAACCTGAAATCTATCAACCCTGTCACTTTCCGGGGTCTTGTTCACCTCCACACCTTACACCTGGATCGCTGTGGGCTCCTGGAGCTCTCCACAGGGCTTTTTAGAGGGTTGTTCTCCTTGCAATATCTCTACCTTCAGGATAATAAACTTCAAAATCTGCTGGATGACACCTTCATCGATCTTGCAAACCTCACCTACCTGTTTTTGCACGGTAACAAAATCAAGAGCCTGTCAGAGAACGTCTTTCGAGGGCTAATCAACCTCGACCGGCTGCTCCTGCACCAGAACAGGGTCAGCCTGGTTCACCGCCGGTCTTTTCATGACCTTGGGAAAGTGATGACCTTGTATCTGTTTAACAACAACCTGACCGTGCTGACGGGGGAAACCATGGCTCCCCTGGTGTCCCTCCAGTACCTGCGCTTGAACGGCAACCAGTGGATCTGCGACTGCCAGGCTCGGTCCCTCTGGAATTGGTTTAAGCAGTTTAAAGGATCATCTTCGGAGCTCGAGTGCCACCTTCCCCCCCGCTTGGCAGGGAGAGACCTCAAGAGACTGCAGAGCGCTGACCTGGAAGGATGCATCGTCGACTCCTACAACCAGATACGAACAAGTGTTTTTAGCACTAAGACCAGATCTGGTAAACTGCCAACTGGGGTCCCCCCTCTCGGTTCCCACGACGGCTCCTCCAAGTGCTGCCATCCAGAAACAGATAAGTCTTTTATTTATGAAGCTAAAGGCAAAGCAGGTCCTTCTTCCCACAGCAGCCGGCCATCCTCCAACAACCCTCTCAAGGATAAGGAGAACATGTCCAAAACCAAGTACGTTGAGACGGACCCTTCCAAAAATGGCAGCAACAAGCAGATAAACGATTCCCCCTTTGGGACCTTCCCCAGCATTGTAGATCCTCCATTGACCAAGTTGAGACCAGAGTTTCTAGAGCCTATTGAACCTTCCACAATCCCAACCAAAAAGAGGCAGGGCTGCTCTAAAAAGAACAGATCAAAGGCCCAGTGCCGCCTCACCCAGCCAGGAAACAGCTCCACGTTACAGCTCAGCCTAAGCCTTTTGATCCCCCCCTTGGTGTGGAGCTTACTGTTATTCTGCTAA